One Sebastes umbrosus isolate fSebUmb1 chromosome 6, fSebUmb1.pri, whole genome shotgun sequence DNA window includes the following coding sequences:
- the LOC119489716 gene encoding rabenosyn-5 — MASSYPPPFEGTGEVKEGFLCPLCLKDLQSFYQLQDHYEEEHSGDDRHVRGQLKSLVQKAKKAKDKLFKSDGDDRPDTGSYESFYYGGVDPYMWEPQELGATRSHLDFFKKHRAARIDHYVIEVNKLIIRLEKLTSFDRINSDAAKIRAIEKSVVSWVNDSDVPFCPDCGNKFNIRNRRHHCRLCGSIMCRRCMEFVPLPLAQKLINGTREALCVPGSPIQSQSPPVGGGGGSGMGSRRGSISSLSSVTSMLEEKDDEKIRCCRHCMDTLLKRQQKLEEKDHMPDVVKLYERLRMCMEKVDERAPEYIRMAESLNAGETTYNLDTAGGLRLEVQKYYELIDALSKRILTLRAKDDPPPRPKALQLQKMIRYTATLFVQEKLLGLMSLPTKDKYEELKEKRKQEQEKRLQQERLVTQDTLKKRQETERNRPPPSTNGELPQAPRAPHMTKAGGWLPSADSVHTRSELEDPLLQQIENIQSFLRQAREAKRTDEVAMLEENLRQLQDEYDQQQTSLAIALSQKLAQQESLQQGELDRLEAREREEREYWGPTVGSTQPSFTWERSLDISPAGGLQGEEDTEEGDLTPKAERSPSSVRAFPALTSQEESPPRLRSLGGHVTPPGGEGQNAASLNPFDEEDSTPVEEDPSNPFSEDIKREHKEVSNGKKEYNPFDEDEEVVEDKQAEAAPGNPFEDGDTDKGNPFLEASGNSPEVSTNPFDGDDDDEVLPDVDMIEEELLLQQIDNIRAYIFDAKLSGRLDEVELLSENLRELQRTLQEQKKKKH, encoded by the exons ATGGCCTCCAGTTATCCACCCCCCTTTGAGGGCACAGGGGAAGTGAAGGAGGGCTTTCTTTGCCCGCTGTGCCTGAAGGACCTTCAGTCGTTCTACCAACTCCAAGACCACTATGAAGAGGAGCACTCTGGAGATGACCGCCATGTTAGGGGACAGCTCAAAA GTTTGGTTCAGAAGGCAAAGAAAGCCAAAGACAAGCTATTTAAAAGTGATGGAGATGACAGACCGGATACAGGCAGTTATGAGTCCTTTTACTACGGTGGAGTGGACCCCTACATGTGGGAGCCTCAGGAACTGG GAGCGACCAGAAGTCACCTGGACTTCTTTAAAAAGCATCGGGCAGCAAGGATAGATCACTATGTTATTGAGGTCAACAAGCTCATCATTAGACTGGAAAAG TTGACATCGTTTGACAGAATCAACTCCGATGCTGCCAAAATCAGAG CCATTGAGAAGTCAGTGGTGTCATGGGTGAATGACTCGGATGTCCCGTTCTGTCCTGACTGTGGAAACAAGTTCAACATCCGGAACAGGCGGCACCACTGTCGTCTCTGTGGGTCCATCATGTGTAGGAGGTGCATGGAGTTTGTCCCCTTGCCTTTGGCTC AAAAGCTGATTAATGGGACGCGAGAGGCCCTGTGTGTACCTGGAAGCCCCATTCAGTCCCAGTCTCCCCCAGTgggaggcggcggcggcagcgggATGGGTTCCAGGAGAGGCAGCATCAGCAGCCTGAGCAGCGTCACCTCCATGTTGGAGGAAAAGGACGACGAGAAGATTCGATGCTGTCGCCACTGTATGGACACGCTGCTGAAGAGGCAGCAGAAGTTGGAAGAGAAGGACCACATGCCGGATGTGGTGAAACTTTACGAG AGGCTGAGGATGTGCATGGAGAAGGTGGATGAAAGGGCTCCAGAATACATCAGGATGGCCGAGTCGCTTAA TGCCGGAGAAACCACATACAATCTTGACACTGCTGGTGGACTGAGACTGGAAGTGCAGAAATACTACGAGCTTATCGATGCCCTGAG TAAGAGGATTTTAACACTAAGAGCAAAAGATGACCCACCACCGCGTCCAAAAGCCCTCCAGCTGCAGAAGATGATCCGCTATACGGCTACGCTATTTGTCCAG GAGAAGCTGTTAGGTCTCATGTCTTTACCCACTAAGGATAAATATGAAGAgctgaaagaaaagagaaaacaggaaCAAGAGAAGAGACTCCAACAAGAGAGACTG GTAACCCAGGACACCCTGAAGAAGAGGCAGGAGACTGAGAGAAACCGTCCACCTCCCAGCACCAACGGAGAACTGCCGCAGGCACCCAGAGCTCCGCACATGACCAAAGCTGGTGGATGGTTGCCCTCCGCAGACTCCGTCCACACACGCAGCGAGCTGGAAGACCCCCTCCTGCAGCAGATTGAGAACATCCAGTCATTCCTTCGTCAAGCGCGGGAGGCCAAGAGGACGGACGAGGTTGCCATGTTGGAGGAGAACCTGCGTCAGCTGCAGGATGAATACGACCAGCAGCAGACCAGCCTGGCCATCGCGCTCTCCCAGAAGCTGGCCCAGCAGGAGAGCTTGCAGCAGGGGGAGCTCGATCGTCTCGAAGCCcgggaaagggaggagagggagtaTTGGGGCCCCACTGTGGGCTCCACCCAGCCTTCCTTCACCTGGGAGAGGTCTCTGGATATCAGTCCGGCAGGGGGCTTACAAGGAGAGGAAGATACTGAAGAAGGGGACCTGACTCCAAAAGCTGAGAGGAGTCCATCCTCCGTAAGAGCGTTCCCTGCTCTCACAAGCCAAGAGGAGTCGCCTCCAAGGTTGAGGAGCTTAGGGGGCCACGTAACCCCCCCTGGTGGTGAAGGACAGAACGCCGCCTCCCTTAACCCTTTCGATGAGGAGGACTCTACTCCCGTTGAGGAGGATCCATCCAATCCGTTCTCTGAGGACATAAAGAGGGAACACAAAGAGGTGAGCAATGGGAAGAAAGAATACAACCCATTCGATGAAGACGAAGAAGTCGTGGAGGACAAACAGGCTGAGGCCGCACCCGGCAACCCCTTTGAGGACGGCGATACCGACAAAGGTAACCCTTTCCTGGAAGCCTCTGGGAATTCTCCAGAAGTCTCGACCAATCCCTTCGACGGAGACGATGACGACGAGGTTTTGCCCGACGTGGACATGatagaggaggagctgctgctgcagcagatcGACAACATAAGGGCCTACATTTTTGACGCCAAGCTCAGCGGGCGTCTTGACGAGGTGGAGCTCCTGTCAGAGAACCTCAGAGAGCTACAGCGCACCCTACaagaacagaagaaaaagaagcacTGA
- the mrps25 gene encoding 28S ribosomal protein S25, mitochondrial, translating to MSMKGRFPIRRTLDYLQKGDIIFKNRVKIMTVNYNTHGELSDGARKFVFFNIPQIQYKNQWLQIMMFKNMTPSPFLKFYLDDGEQVVMDVEGKDHKLISQHVKKILGKSEEVLQAEARAKMQASNPANFGPKKYCLRECICEVDGQVPCPGNTPLPKEMTGKYRAQMAASQE from the exons atgtctatGAAAGGAAGATTTCCGATCAGGAGGACTCTGGACTACCTCCAGAAAGGCGACATCATCTTTAAGAACAGAGTGAAGATCATGACGGTCAATTACAACACACATGGAGAGCTGAGCGACGGAGCAAG AAAGTTTGTCTTCTTCAATATTCCTCAGATTCAGTACAAAAACCAGTGGCTCCAAATAATGATGTTCAAAAATATGACACCATCACCGTTCTTGAAGTTCTACCTGG ACGATGGGGAGCAAGTTGTGATGGATGTGGAAGGGAAGGACCACAAACTGATATCACAACACGTTAAGAAGATTTTGGGCAAATCGGA AGAAGTGTTACAAGCTGAGGCTCGAGCCAAGATGCAGGCCTCCAACCCCGCCAATTTTGGGCCCAAAAAGTACTGTCTGAGGGAGTGTATCTGTGAGGTGGACGGCCAGGTGCCGTGTCCTGGCAACACGCCGCTGCCCAAGGAGATGACGGGCAAATATCGTGCACAGATGGCAGCGTCACAGGAGTGA